One genomic region from Bacillota bacterium encodes:
- a CDS encoding ribonuclease J, translating to MRDKLQFIPLGGMGEVGKNMYAYQYREDIIVVDSGLKFPEEEMFGIDYVIPNISYLLEHQKKVQAIILTHGHEDHIGALPYVLKQLPVPVYGTKLTLGLLKNKLDEHNVSATLKEVRAGEVINVGHFGVRFIHMNHSIPDSVGLAIKTPVGNIFHSGDFKLDQTPVDGKVTDYFALTSLGQEGVLAMMSDSTNAHRPGYTKSERDVGKVLDDIFSKIKGRAIVATFASNIHRIQQVFDTADRFGRKVAVVGRSMVNNVNTAVELGYLVFPEAILVEVEDINRLPADKVVIISTGSQGEPLSGLTRMASGSHPRINIVPGDTVILASTPVPGNEKLVSRVIDGLSKAGAQVIYQGILDVHVSGHASREELKLLINMLRPSYMIPIHGEYRHQAAFANLAQLMGYESSAVLAVDNGDIVEFTPNSARLAGKVTSGSVLVDGIGVGDVGNVVLRDRQQLAADGVLVASVTIDRQLRKILAGPTIISRGFVYVKESESLLGEAEQKVAASLHKALQNSTEWGALRNSVREPLMELMYEKTRRRPVILPMLMEMNKE from the coding sequence ATGCGTGATAAACTGCAATTTATCCCCCTAGGGGGCATGGGCGAGGTAGGCAAGAATATGTATGCCTACCAATACAGAGAGGATATCATAGTTGTGGACTCTGGACTGAAGTTTCCCGAAGAAGAGATGTTCGGTATCGACTATGTCATCCCCAATATTTCCTATCTACTTGAGCACCAGAAAAAAGTCCAGGCCATCATTTTGACCCATGGTCATGAAGACCATATTGGCGCTTTGCCCTATGTGCTAAAGCAGTTGCCCGTTCCTGTTTACGGAACTAAACTGACTTTAGGGCTTCTGAAAAATAAACTAGACGAGCACAATGTATCTGCCACCCTCAAAGAAGTCCGTGCCGGCGAGGTTATCAATGTGGGCCATTTCGGAGTGCGGTTCATTCACATGAATCACAGCATTCCAGATTCTGTTGGTCTCGCCATTAAGACTCCCGTCGGCAATATTTTTCACAGCGGCGACTTTAAATTAGACCAAACTCCGGTGGACGGCAAAGTTACCGACTACTTCGCTTTGACTTCCTTAGGACAAGAAGGCGTGCTCGCCATGATGTCCGACTCCACCAATGCGCACCGCCCCGGCTACACTAAGTCAGAGCGTGATGTGGGCAAAGTGCTCGATGATATTTTTAGCAAAATCAAGGGCCGCGCTATCGTGGCTACTTTTGCCAGCAATATTCATCGCATTCAGCAGGTTTTTGACACCGCTGATCGTTTTGGCCGTAAAGTAGCGGTCGTTGGTCGCAGCATGGTCAACAATGTCAATACCGCAGTTGAACTGGGCTACCTAGTTTTTCCTGAGGCCATCTTGGTGGAAGTAGAGGACATCAATCGACTGCCCGCCGACAAGGTCGTCATTATCTCCACCGGTAGCCAAGGGGAGCCGCTGTCGGGGCTGACCCGCATGGCCAGTGGCTCGCACCCGCGCATCAATATTGTGCCGGGCGATACTGTCATCCTAGCTTCTACACCTGTGCCCGGCAATGAAAAACTGGTGAGCCGCGTCATTGATGGCCTCTCTAAAGCGGGAGCTCAAGTAATCTACCAGGGGATTCTTGATGTGCATGTGAGTGGACACGCCAGCCGCGAAGAGCTCAAGCTCTTGATCAATATGTTGCGCCCCTCATACATGATCCCTATCCATGGTGAGTACCGCCACCAGGCCGCCTTCGCTAATCTCGCTCAACTAATGGGCTACGAGAGCAGTGCTGTCCTAGCCGTAGACAATGGCGATATCGTAGAGTTTACACCAAACTCAGCTCGCCTGGCGGGCAAAGTAACATCAGGCTCGGTGCTAGTAGATGGCATTGGGGTGGGCGACGTGGGCAATGTCGTACTGCGCGACCGCCAGCAGCTAGCCGCCGACGGGGTATTGGTGGCTTCTGTCACCATCGACCGGCAACTACGCAAAATACTGGCCGGGCCGACCATCATTTCACGCGGCTTTGTCTACGTCAAAGAGTCCGAGAGCCTGCTCGGCGAGGCCGAGCAGAAAGTGGCGGCCTCCCTGCACAAGGCACTGCAAAACTCGACTGAATGGGGTGCCCTGCGCAATTCCGTGCGCGAGCCGCTGATGGAACTGATGTATGAGAAGACAAGGCGGCGACCTGTAATCTTGCCCATGCTCATGGAGATGAATAAAGAGTAA
- the ftsE gene encoding cell division ATP-binding protein FtsE has translation MLELSNVTKAYPNGAVALHQINMCVAPGEFVFVVGASGAGKTTLTKLLLREERPTSGKIVINGKDITKLRPHEIPYLRRSMGVVFQDFRLMPTWTVEENVSFAMVVVETAPRLVRRRVAEVLELVGLSSKRAQLPSQLSGGEQQRVALARAIVNKPMLLLADEPTGNLDPETSWGIVKLLLDINSTGTTMLMVTHAKQIVDTLRKRVVELESGSMTRDERCGVYHG, from the coding sequence ATGCTAGAACTGTCCAACGTCACCAAAGCCTACCCCAATGGGGCTGTGGCTTTACATCAAATCAACATGTGCGTAGCTCCCGGTGAATTCGTTTTCGTGGTGGGCGCTAGCGGCGCCGGGAAGACCACCTTGACGAAGCTACTGCTGCGCGAGGAAAGACCCACCTCGGGCAAAATAGTCATCAATGGCAAAGACATCACCAAGCTGCGCCCGCATGAAATCCCTTACCTAAGACGTAGCATGGGGGTTGTCTTCCAAGATTTTCGCCTAATGCCCACCTGGACAGTAGAAGAAAACGTGTCCTTTGCCATGGTGGTAGTAGAGACCGCGCCTCGCCTAGTGCGACGACGGGTGGCTGAGGTGCTTGAACTCGTCGGCCTGTCCAGCAAGCGCGCCCAGCTCCCTAGTCAGCTGTCAGGAGGCGAACAGCAACGTGTGGCCCTCGCAAGGGCCATTGTCAACAAGCCTATGCTCCTTCTGGCGGATGAACCAACGGGAAACCTAGATCCTGAGACTTCCTGGGGAATAGTCAAGTTACTCTTAGACATTAACTCCACAGGAACAACTATGCTAATGGTAACTCACGCAAAGCAAATTGTCGACACCTTGCGTAAACGAGTTGTAGAATTAGAGTCTGGCAGCATGACGCGAGACGAGAGATGTGGGGTTTACCATGGTTAA
- the ftsX gene encoding permease-like cell division protein FtsX, whose protein sequence is MVKPRTFGYFFASAGKSLLRNNWMTLASISTVAVSLLVLGVFLLIAVNVNAVAVNVEGQVQVTAYLAEMPSAERAGIEAKIAAVPGVTEVRFVSRQDAWQRLLEWYGENRAFLAGWEEDNPLRDSFEVRTDSPRLVSEVAAAVGGIAGVEEVLWGREIVEQLLSITRVMRLVGIVLMVGLALAAMFFIANTVRMAIFARRREISIMRYVGATNWFIRWPFVIEGLVLGMLGALLASSVLAWGYYLAVRALVAAIPFWPWVSPWPFLQQLALLLLAIGVFIGICGSGLSLRRYLDA, encoded by the coding sequence ATGGTTAAGCCGCGCACTTTTGGCTACTTCTTCGCTTCGGCAGGCAAGAGTCTGCTGCGCAACAATTGGATGACCCTAGCCTCTATTAGCACGGTGGCTGTTTCACTGCTCGTTCTAGGTGTCTTTTTGCTCATAGCCGTCAATGTCAATGCTGTGGCCGTCAATGTGGAAGGGCAAGTTCAGGTTACGGCCTACTTGGCAGAAATGCCAAGTGCGGAGCGCGCGGGCATCGAGGCCAAAATTGCCGCCGTGCCTGGCGTGACCGAGGTGCGCTTTGTTTCGCGCCAGGACGCCTGGCAGCGTTTGCTAGAGTGGTATGGTGAAAACAGGGCTTTCTTGGCCGGATGGGAAGAAGACAACCCCCTGCGCGATTCGTTTGAAGTCCGCACCGATTCCCCGCGCTTGGTGTCGGAAGTGGCCGCGGCAGTCGGCGGCATTGCCGGGGTCGAAGAAGTCCTCTGGGGTAGAGAAATCGTAGAGCAACTTCTTTCTATCACGCGGGTAATGCGCTTGGTGGGCATAGTCCTCATGGTAGGGCTGGCCTTAGCAGCCATGTTTTTTATTGCCAACACAGTGCGTATGGCCATCTTCGCGCGGCGGCGGGAGATTAGTATTATGCGGTATGTTGGCGCTACCAACTGGTTCATTCGTTGGCCTTTTGTCATTGAGGGCTTGGTGCTGGGGATGCTCGGCGCCTTACTCGCGTCCTCGGTCCTGGCCTGGGGCTACTACCTTGCTGTGCGTGCCCTGGTGGCAGCCATTCCGTTTTGGCCATGGGTCTCACCGTGGCCCTTCTTGCAGCAATTGGCGCTCTTGTTACTAGCGATTGGTGTTTTTATCGGCATATGCGGCAGCGGCCTCAGTCTGCGCCGTTATCTTGATGCTTAG
- a CDS encoding peptidoglycan DD-metalloendopeptidase family protein — protein sequence MRQAELRAASADRQARSVLGELQVIERDIDRTSTELRSLENRVHVAEREVQQLSRDLVSANQRLDTRNSQLGVRLRALAERGAVSYLEVLLNARSFADFINRFLLLQTVINQDIAIYHAVQDEKEAVEDKKAAVEARQVELSALREQTRSRQANLQSRAQNRSAIFNRLTQDKEQAVRAHAELDRLAKEIDEIIRQLTARNLTGRGTGTFVWPTPGFTRITSPFGWRTHPIFRTREFHSGIDIGAPQGRNIVAADSGEVIYADWLGGYGRTVIISHGEFTTLYAHASTLLVQDGDKVTQGQVIARIGSTGNSTGPHLHFEVRNRGGTRLNPVQHVRP from the coding sequence ATGCGGCAAGCCGAATTAAGGGCGGCCAGTGCTGACCGGCAAGCGAGAAGTGTACTGGGCGAGCTCCAGGTTATCGAGAGGGATATCGATCGCACCTCCACCGAGCTAAGGAGCCTAGAAAATCGCGTACACGTTGCCGAAAGAGAAGTACAGCAGTTAAGCCGCGATCTCGTCAGTGCCAATCAGCGCCTAGACACGCGAAATAGCCAACTCGGCGTGCGACTGAGAGCTCTAGCGGAGCGGGGGGCAGTGAGCTACCTCGAAGTCTTGCTCAATGCGCGCAGTTTCGCCGATTTTATCAATCGCTTCTTGCTGCTACAGACAGTTATTAATCAAGATATTGCCATCTATCATGCTGTGCAAGATGAGAAGGAGGCAGTAGAAGACAAGAAAGCAGCCGTAGAAGCCAGGCAAGTGGAGCTGTCTGCACTACGCGAGCAAACGCGGAGCAGGCAAGCTAATTTGCAGAGTCGCGCTCAGAACCGTTCGGCAATATTTAATCGTTTAACGCAAGACAAAGAGCAAGCTGTGCGGGCACATGCTGAACTTGACCGCTTGGCTAAAGAAATAGATGAGATTATTCGCCAGCTAACTGCTCGCAATCTGACAGGGCGAGGAACAGGCACTTTTGTCTGGCCCACACCTGGGTTTACCCGCATAACCTCTCCTTTTGGTTGGAGGACGCATCCTATTTTTAGAACAAGGGAGTTTCATAGCGGCATCGATATAGGCGCGCCGCAGGGGCGAAATATTGTCGCCGCGGATAGCGGCGAAGTAATCTATGCCGACTGGCTCGGTGGCTATGGTCGGACGGTAATCATTAGCCATGGGGAGTTTACCACGCTTTACGCTCATGCTAGCACCTTGCTCGTGCAGGATGGCGACAAAGTAACGCAAGGGCAGGTCATTGCCCGCATTGGCAGTACCGGCAATAGTACGGGGCCACACCTGCACTTTGAGGTGCGTAACCGTGGCGGCACACGCCTCAATCCCGTTCAACATGTGCGGCCCTAG
- a CDS encoding PDZ domain-containing protein translates to MPPFLAFASAYLRALPQHLTAPWFYVVLILIALQYRRTASLERRFWGREKQSVLWHMLVSLLFGVLGGILGSILLLSVGVTLAGNWLVYTWVVAIILAFVSARLMCFAYAGGLVALSSLLFGWPKVDIPSLLALVALLHTVESILMYLSGHLGAIAVSVRTSRGDIVAGYSLQKFWPVPLLALMALPLAMPAGVPTIPMPDWWPLIRPQGLGDTFSFWMIPIVAGLGYGELAITTTPQQKARQSAWKLALYSGVLFALAFLATRFSVFLYIAALFAPIGHELLVWTTNRQEMNGRPLLSVSPDTDVFLEARFTSPLDYLAKLWGR, encoded by the coding sequence ATGCCGCCATTTTTAGCCTTTGCGAGTGCCTACCTTCGCGCCCTGCCACAACACCTGACCGCACCGTGGTTCTACGTGGTGTTAATTCTTATTGCCCTGCAATACCGACGCACGGCTTCATTAGAGCGCCGCTTCTGGGGGCGTGAAAAGCAATCAGTATTGTGGCATATGCTGGTATCGCTCTTGTTCGGCGTACTGGGCGGCATTTTGGGTAGCATCTTGCTGTTGAGTGTGGGTGTCACCCTGGCGGGCAACTGGCTTGTTTATACTTGGGTGGTGGCGATCATCTTGGCCTTTGTTTCGGCTCGCCTGATGTGTTTTGCCTATGCTGGGGGCTTGGTGGCACTCAGTTCTCTTCTCTTCGGCTGGCCTAAGGTAGATATCCCCTCATTGCTGGCGCTAGTAGCCCTCTTGCACACGGTAGAGAGCATCCTGATGTATCTTAGCGGTCATCTAGGCGCAATTGCCGTCAGCGTGAGGACTTCACGCGGGGATATTGTGGCGGGTTACAGTCTGCAAAAGTTCTGGCCGGTACCCCTTCTCGCCCTCATGGCCCTGCCGCTCGCGATGCCTGCTGGTGTTCCTACTATCCCCATGCCTGACTGGTGGCCCCTTATACGTCCGCAGGGCCTAGGGGACACTTTTAGTTTTTGGATGATACCCATCGTGGCTGGACTTGGCTATGGAGAACTAGCCATCACTACTACTCCGCAGCAAAAAGCGCGACAATCAGCTTGGAAACTAGCTCTCTACAGCGGAGTCTTGTTCGCGCTGGCCTTTTTGGCGACGCGCTTTAGCGTATTTTTGTACATCGCGGCGCTCTTTGCGCCCATAGGGCACGAGCTCCTCGTTTGGACTACTAATCGGCAAGAGATGAATGGCCGTCCGCTCCTCTCTGTTAGCCCCGACACCGATGTTTTCCTCGAGGCGCGCTTTACAAGTCCCTTAGATTACTTGGCGAAATTGTGGGGCAGGTGA
- the uvrB gene encoding excinuclease ABC subunit UvrB, with protein sequence MNTVFNLVSDFRPTGDQPEAIASLCRGLREGAREQTLLGVTGSGKTFTVANVIATVNRPTLVLAHNKTLAAQLCGEFREFFPHNAVEYFVSYYDYYQPEAYIPRTDTYIEKDAQINEEIDKLRHSATSALLERRDVIIVASVSCIYGLGSPEEYAENAVSLRVGMQRERNDLLRRLVAMQYARNDIAFERGTFRVRGDSVEIIPAAQMERALRIEFFGSEIERITEIDTLTGEILGRRNHVSIFPASHFVTSNDKLQLAILRIENELQARLAEFRARDQVLEAQRLEQRCRYDLEMMREIGFCSGIENYSRHLEGREVGTPPYTLLDYFPQDFLLVVDESHVTLPQVRGMYAGDRSRKTVLVEHGFRLPSAMDNRPLTFAEFNGRFGQAIYVSATPAPYELGQSSQVVEQIIRPTGLIDPEISVRPTRGQIDDLYGEIRSRIEAGERILVTTLTKRMAEDLTDYYKEMGLKVRYLHSDIETLERMSILRALRLGEFDILVGINLLREGLDLPEVSLVAILDADKEGFLRSTSSLIQTIGRAARNAHGRVIMYADKVTDSMQRAIEETNRRRERQVVYNSQNNIVPTSIIKKVHEVIEATLAIDMKEDGKGGRGFQALSVGDKARVLKQVETEMKTAAKALQFERAAELRDLLIELKAKS encoded by the coding sequence GTGAATACTGTGTTCAATCTAGTTTCGGACTTCCGTCCGACCGGCGATCAACCTGAGGCCATTGCCAGTCTGTGCCGAGGCCTTCGTGAAGGGGCTCGCGAACAGACTTTACTGGGGGTAACAGGCTCTGGCAAGACCTTTACGGTCGCCAATGTCATCGCGACAGTTAACCGACCTACCCTAGTGCTCGCCCACAACAAAACTCTAGCCGCCCAGTTGTGCGGCGAATTCCGCGAGTTCTTTCCGCATAATGCGGTGGAGTACTTCGTCAGTTACTACGATTACTACCAGCCAGAGGCTTACATCCCGCGTACAGATACCTATATCGAAAAGGATGCCCAAATTAATGAAGAGATAGACAAGCTTCGGCATTCGGCCACTTCGGCCTTGCTGGAGAGACGTGATGTGATCATTGTGGCCAGTGTTTCCTGCATCTATGGTCTTGGTAGCCCAGAGGAATACGCCGAAAATGCCGTTTCGCTCCGCGTGGGCATGCAGAGGGAGCGCAATGACCTCCTCAGGCGCTTAGTGGCGATGCAGTACGCGCGTAATGACATCGCCTTTGAGAGGGGTACCTTTAGAGTGCGGGGGGATAGCGTGGAAATTATTCCCGCGGCCCAAATGGAGCGAGCCCTGCGCATAGAATTTTTTGGCTCGGAAATTGAGCGTATTACGGAGATAGACACCTTGACAGGTGAGATTTTGGGGCGACGCAACCATGTCTCTATCTTCCCCGCTTCCCACTTTGTCACGAGTAATGACAAGTTGCAGTTAGCCATTTTGCGCATTGAGAATGAACTACAGGCCAGGCTCGCTGAGTTTCGCGCGCGTGACCAAGTTCTTGAGGCCCAGCGTCTTGAGCAGAGGTGTCGCTACGATTTAGAGATGATGCGCGAAATTGGCTTTTGTTCCGGCATCGAAAACTACTCCCGCCATTTAGAGGGCCGAGAGGTAGGCACTCCCCCGTACACCTTGCTCGACTACTTTCCGCAGGACTTTCTCCTGGTGGTCGATGAATCCCATGTGACCCTGCCCCAAGTGCGCGGCATGTATGCCGGGGATCGCTCGCGCAAGACGGTGCTCGTGGAACACGGCTTCCGCCTTCCTTCGGCTATGGATAACCGTCCTTTGACTTTCGCGGAGTTTAATGGTCGCTTCGGGCAAGCGATATATGTCTCTGCCACTCCCGCCCCCTACGAGCTAGGGCAGAGCAGCCAAGTAGTAGAGCAGATCATTCGCCCGACCGGGCTCATCGACCCCGAGATTTCGGTGCGGCCTACGCGCGGACAGATTGATGACTTGTATGGTGAGATCCGTAGCCGCATCGAGGCCGGCGAACGTATTTTAGTAACTACGCTTACAAAGCGCATGGCCGAAGACCTTACCGACTATTATAAAGAGATGGGACTTAAGGTGCGCTACTTACATTCAGACATTGAGACGCTCGAGCGCATGAGCATTCTGCGTGCCTTGCGCCTAGGAGAGTTCGATATATTAGTGGGGATCAACTTGCTGCGCGAAGGGCTCGACCTACCGGAGGTCTCCTTGGTGGCCATCCTAGATGCTGATAAAGAAGGCTTCTTGCGTTCTACCTCGTCACTTATTCAAACTATCGGCCGGGCAGCTCGCAATGCCCATGGGCGTGTAATTATGTACGCCGACAAGGTAACAGACTCCATGCAGCGTGCTATCGAGGAGACGAACCGACGCCGTGAACGGCAAGTGGTCTACAACAGTCAGAACAATATAGTGCCCACGAGTATTATCAAGAAGGTCCACGAGGTCATCGAGGCCACTTTGGCCATAGATATGAAAGAGGATGGTAAAGGGGGGCGCGGCTTCCAGGCGTTATCAGTCGGCGACAAGGCTCGAGTCCTCAAGCAGGTGGAGACAGAAATGAAAACGGCAGCCAAGGCACTGCAATTTGAAAGGGCGGCCGAGCTTAGGGACTTACTGATCGAACTAAAGGCTAAATCGTAA
- the uvrA gene encoding excinuclease ABC subunit UvrA, which translates to MQRFISVRGARQHNLKNISVDIPREQLVVITGLSGSGKSSLAFDTIYAEGQRRYVESLSAYARQFLGQMDKPDVDSIEGLSPAISIDQKTTSRNPRSTVGTVTEVYDYLRLLFARVGKPFCPHCHIPIAPQTVDQIVDQVTKLPEGTRLMILAPVVRGKKGEHAKLLDELRRAGYVRARIDGEIKELADTIELAKNRNHVIEVVVDRIVLRGDIASRLADSLETAIRLAHGLVIVHDMTGPETLYSLSLACTECGFSFGEIEPRLFSFNSPFGACTACSGLGSNLEVDPGLVVPDLRKSLSDGAVSPWANSSSTYYARLYTALEENFGIKVDAPLDELSKEQREVLLYGSKERKITLDFEQDGHSRQYSTYYKGVVAMIDRNYRETTSDYIREELENYMSSRVCPACNGLRLKPEALAVRVGGKNIAEVTSLTVEMSLAFFQALVLDEKETHIARQILKEITDRLGFLVNVGLYYIAMSRKAGTLSGGEAQRIRLATQIGSSLMGVVYILDEPSIGLHQRDNERLIKTLQHLRDLGNTVIVVEHDEDTMRLADHIIDMGPGAGLHGGEVVATGTLSDICQHPASLTGEYLSGRKVVEVPAQRRQPNGKWLEVYGAAENNLRHIDVRFPLGLFVCVTGVSGSGKSTLVNEILYKRLAQELSGSKARPGAHRDVVGLNHIDKIIEIDQSPIGRTPRSNPATYTGTFELVRQLFAQTNEAKMRGYKAGRFSFNVKGGRCESCKGDGIIKIEMHFLPDVYVPCEVCKGKRYSRETLEVKFKGKNIAEVLDMTIEQALEFFGNMPRLERKVQTLYDVGLGYIKLGQPATTLSGGEAQRVKLATELARRSNGKTLYILDEPTTGLHIADIHRLLGVLNRLVEAGDTVLVIEHNLEVIKTADYLIDLGPEGGLGGGLVVASGTPEEVSRVSTSHTGHFLARVLPPLRAGGTSFAP; encoded by the coding sequence GTGCAAAGATTTATCTCAGTTCGTGGTGCAAGGCAGCATAATCTTAAGAATATTAGTGTCGATATCCCCCGCGAACAGCTAGTTGTCATTACCGGGCTCAGTGGTTCTGGTAAATCGTCGCTCGCTTTCGACACCATCTATGCCGAAGGACAGCGGCGCTATGTAGAGTCGCTCTCGGCCTACGCACGACAGTTTCTCGGGCAGATGGACAAGCCAGATGTAGATAGCATCGAAGGCTTGTCGCCGGCGATCTCAATCGACCAAAAAACTACTAGTCGTAATCCTCGCTCCACCGTAGGCACGGTGACAGAGGTCTACGACTACTTGCGCTTGCTCTTTGCGCGGGTGGGCAAGCCATTTTGCCCGCACTGCCATATTCCCATCGCCCCGCAAACTGTCGACCAAATCGTAGACCAAGTCACCAAATTGCCTGAAGGCACACGACTGATGATTCTAGCCCCCGTGGTGCGGGGCAAAAAAGGGGAACACGCCAAGTTGCTCGATGAGCTACGCCGCGCAGGCTACGTAAGGGCGCGCATCGACGGCGAGATTAAAGAGCTGGCGGACACCATTGAGTTAGCTAAAAACCGCAACCATGTTATTGAGGTAGTGGTAGATCGCATCGTTCTGCGCGGTGATATCGCCTCGCGCCTAGCGGACTCGCTGGAGACGGCCATTCGCTTGGCCCATGGCTTAGTCATTGTGCACGACATGACGGGGCCAGAGACTCTCTACAGCCTGAGCTTAGCTTGCACTGAGTGTGGTTTTAGTTTTGGTGAAATTGAGCCGCGGCTGTTCTCTTTTAACTCTCCTTTTGGGGCGTGTACTGCCTGTAGTGGCCTAGGCTCAAACTTAGAGGTAGACCCGGGTCTCGTCGTGCCGGACTTGCGCAAATCCTTGAGCGACGGGGCTGTTTCGCCGTGGGCGAATAGCAGTAGCACTTATTACGCGCGCCTCTACACCGCCTTAGAAGAGAACTTTGGCATCAAAGTAGACGCTCCGCTCGACGAGCTCAGCAAGGAGCAACGGGAGGTGCTGCTTTATGGCAGCAAAGAGCGCAAAATTACCTTAGATTTTGAGCAGGATGGGCACAGTCGCCAGTACAGCACCTACTACAAGGGCGTCGTCGCCATGATTGACCGCAACTACCGCGAAACTACCTCGGACTATATTCGCGAAGAGCTGGAGAATTACATGAGTTCGCGTGTTTGCCCGGCTTGTAATGGGTTGCGGCTTAAGCCCGAGGCACTAGCGGTTAGAGTGGGGGGCAAAAATATTGCCGAGGTAACCTCCCTCACCGTAGAGATGAGCCTGGCTTTCTTTCAAGCGCTCGTGCTAGATGAGAAGGAGACGCATATCGCGCGGCAAATTCTTAAAGAAATAACGGACCGCCTGGGTTTTCTGGTGAACGTGGGGCTTTACTACATTGCTATGTCTCGCAAGGCGGGCACACTCTCCGGCGGCGAGGCACAGCGCATTCGCCTGGCAACACAAATTGGTTCGAGCCTGATGGGCGTGGTTTACATTCTTGACGAGCCAAGTATTGGCCTGCATCAACGCGATAATGAGCGTCTTATCAAGACTCTGCAGCATCTGCGCGATTTGGGCAATACCGTCATCGTGGTGGAGCATGACGAAGACACCATGCGCCTGGCCGATCACATTATCGACATGGGTCCGGGAGCGGGGCTACACGGGGGCGAAGTTGTCGCTACGGGTACTTTGTCTGACATTTGCCAGCACCCCGCATCGCTAACAGGCGAGTACCTCAGTGGTCGCAAAGTAGTAGAAGTTCCTGCGCAGCGCAGACAGCCGAACGGCAAGTGGCTAGAAGTTTATGGCGCGGCAGAAAACAATTTGCGCCATATCGATGTGCGTTTTCCCTTAGGGCTCTTTGTCTGTGTCACGGGTGTCTCGGGCTCTGGCAAGAGCACTCTCGTTAACGAGATTCTCTACAAGCGATTGGCGCAAGAGTTGTCTGGCAGCAAGGCTAGGCCAGGAGCACATCGCGATGTGGTGGGGCTTAACCATATCGATAAAATAATCGAAATCGACCAATCACCTATTGGGCGTACGCCGCGTTCGAACCCCGCCACTTACACGGGCACCTTTGAACTCGTTCGTCAGCTTTTTGCCCAAACCAATGAGGCCAAAATGCGCGGTTACAAGGCTGGGCGCTTTAGCTTTAATGTCAAGGGTGGGCGCTGTGAGTCCTGCAAAGGTGACGGCATAATTAAGATTGAAATGCACTTTCTCCCTGATGTCTATGTTCCCTGTGAAGTGTGCAAGGGCAAGCGTTACAGCCGCGAGACTCTGGAGGTTAAGTTCAAGGGCAAGAATATAGCCGAAGTGCTCGATATGACCATCGAGCAAGCTCTCGAGTTTTTTGGCAATATGCCGCGTTTAGAGCGCAAAGTACAGACCTTGTATGACGTAGGTCTAGGCTACATTAAGCTCGGGCAGCCTGCCACGACGCTTTCTGGGGGTGAAGCGCAAAGGGTTAAGCTGGCGACGGAGCTAGCGCGACGGAGCAACGGCAAGACCCTCTACATTTTGGATGAACCTACTACAGGTCTCCATATCGCAGACATTCACCGCCTGCTAGGCGTTCTCAATCGCTTGGTGGAGGCTGGGGACACCGTCTTGGTGATCGAGCACAACTTAGAAGTTATAAAAACAGCCGACTACCTCATTGACCTTGGGCCGGAGGGTGGCCTAGGCGGAGGCCTCGTCGTGGCCTCGGGGACTCCCGAGGAAGTCAGCCGAGTGAGCACGAGCCACACCGGCCATTTCTTGGCACGGGTACTGCCGCCCCTCCGGGCGGGAGGTACAAGCTTTGCCCCATGA